Sequence from the Verrucomicrobiota bacterium genome:
TGGACAGCTACCGCAAGCCGCCCAAGACCCTGCCACGCTCCCCCGGTCATTACCACGAATGGGTAACCGCCTGCCGGGGTGGCGAACGCGCCGGCTCGGACTTTGTGGATCACTCGGGCCTGCTGACCCAGGTTTGCCTGCTGGGCAACATCGCCGTGCGCCTGCAAAAAAAGCTGATCTGGGATGGCGCCAAATTCGAGTTCCCGAATGACAAGGCAGCCAACAAACTATTGCAACGCGAATATCGTGCCGGTTGGAACCTTTAAACCCAGACACCGAACCCTGAAAAACAAGCTTTGTAAATGAAAACGAACCTATCCCGTCGGCAACTGTTCCTCGGTGCGGCTCAAACCACCGCTTTATGCGGCTTGGGCTTGCCCGCCCTTAAACTGGACGCGGCGACTGAAGCCGCACCTGCCAAATTGAAGGTGGGCATCGCCACCCTGGGCTTCAACAACTACACCAACGCCGCATTGGCCAAGGAACTGTCTGCCTCGGGGTTCAAGCTCATCCAGTTGTTCCTGGTGCAGACCGATAGTAACTTCTGGAAATACAACCAGCGCTCCGATGTCTCCAGCCTGACGCCCGCGCGTTGCAAGGAAATCGCTGACGTGTACCGCGATGCAGGTATCACGATCCACAGTCTTGGCGTCTATGCCAATCTCATCCATCCCGACCCCGCCGAGCGCAAGGCCAACCTCGACTACTTCGCCGCCATGATGGATGTCGGCGGCCACATGGGCGTGAACACCTTCATCAGCGAAGCCGGTCATTTCCGCGATCCCAAGGAGCCCGAACCGCGTATCGCGCATCACTTCCAGGATGAAGTCTGGACCTACATGCTGGAGACTGGAAAGCAACTAGCCGCACTGGCGGAAAAACGCGACGCCAAGATATTACTGGAAGGTTTCTATCGCGGTTTCCTGGCCAGCGCCAAACGTCTGCGCCTCTTTTTGGAGGAAATCCATTCACCCCACCTTCGCGCCCTGCTCGATCCTGCCAATCTCATTGAAGTGAACGACCTTGATGAAATGTTTCAGCAACTGGCCCCGCACATTGATTGTCTCCACGCCAAGGACCGC
This genomic interval carries:
- a CDS encoding sugar phosphate isomerase/epimerase, with the protein product MKTNLSRRQLFLGAAQTTALCGLGLPALKLDAATEAAPAKLKVGIATLGFNNYTNAALAKELSASGFKLIQLFLVQTDSNFWKYNQRSDVSSLTPARCKEIADVYRDAGITIHSLGVYANLIHPDPAERKANLDYFAAMMDVGGHMGVNTFISEAGHFRDPKEPEPRIAHHFQDEVWTYMLETGKQLAALAEKRDAKILLEGFYRGFLASAKRLRLFLEEIHSPHLRALLDPANLIEVNDLDEMFQQLAPHIDCLHAKDRKYHVERGVPAGQGSLDYEKLVRLAATHTPHAPLVLEYVGPKDYQAALAHLRAAMQKVGVQAE